A window of Xenopus laevis strain J_2021 chromosome 1L, Xenopus_laevis_v10.1, whole genome shotgun sequence genomic DNA:
AGTTGTAAACGAAACGGTAGGGTGTTGGGGGTATTCTTAATTGGGAAGGATCTGTCTAATTTATTACGCTTTTGATGGACTGTGACTagacaaatatttaaattagtCCAGTATGGAATACAGATCTATACCTTATTTCATGCAAATTAAGTTCTTTAATAATAGATTGCTTCTAAGGCCTCCACTTTCCAGGccgtctggactgggattcaaaataggccctggtatatcaagtacacagaggtccaaacagttccccaccagcccaataacgAATGATTGtgtatgacatcttacagcagcctctctggcatttctAGCAGGTGCTGCTCCTGCCATAAGGCTAGGGgggaaccttgcctcaggcagcagcgagcagccagttacaaggggcggcaaaaagctgcatcttgtaactttaagagccgaatttccggggtTTAACCCGGAAATCAAGCTCCGCTAGTGCATAGAGCTGCTGCGCTTATTGCACTAGAGATGCTGtccccctttgacccgctccaacACGTATTTTTAagtacagagggggggggggggtcatctgggctgctgcctcaggcaacaGCAGCCCCAGAATAGCCGCTGGTTCCCAGGAACACATAGCCTTTACTCTGGTTCCCTAGCATAATGCTTGATTCtcctcaaaaatatatatatcagtaccCACTGTGCTGACTAGATCAAATCTTAAGCTAGGACTTTGATTAAAGGAAGGCTGGAACCCACAACCACAGCAGCATTATAACAGAAAAATGTAGCCAATCAAGTGCCATTTAACTTATTGCCCTGAATTTTCATTGGTTGCTGATTGGTCACCTGCAGCAACATACTGAAATCTGAATACCCAACATCATAATTGCTATAAAATGTGCCAATACATTCCCACAGACGTTTgctatatacagtcatataaaaaagtgcgggaacccttcttaattcttctgacttttgtttatcattggctcagctttcaaagtagcaacttccttttaatatataacctgccttatGAAAACAGCAGTATTTCAcggtgacataaagtttattggattaacagaaaatatgcaattagacaggtgcataaatttgggcaccccaatatagatattacatcaatacttagttgagcctccttttgcaaatgtaacagactctagatgcctcctatagcctttgatgagtgtctggattctggatggcgttATTtatgaccattcgtccatacaaaatatctccagttcagttaaatttgatggctgccgagcatggacagcctgcttcaaatcatcccatagatttgaAATGATATTTAAATCGggagactgtgacggccattccagaatattgtacttcttagCGATGTGCGGGTTGGGTAAAATTCGACCCACACCCGACTCTAACCTGCCCTCCCTCTGCTTGCACCCACTCACGCCCGAATTCTGAGTTCCTTTTATAGACATGCCcggccgatgacgtcacaaaaggtgGGGGGGTGTGAACAGGCGCgcatctataaaaaaggaagccgaAAGTCAAAAGCCAcccccgcaaatgggggtgcgaagTCAGTCCGAACCCGTCCGacctgcgggtatcgggccggcccgcacatcactagttctactccctctgcataaatgtctttgtagatttcaaagtgtgtttagggttattgtcttgttggaatatccaacccctgcctaacttcaactttgtgactgatgcttgaacattatgctgaaaaatttgttgatattgggtcgaattcatccgacccttgactgtggcttgtctaaatgagcttttgcatacaacaagcaactctgtggcgtgagtgcagaaagggcttctttctcatcaccctgccatacagatgttctttgtgcaaattgcgctgaattgtagaatgatgtacagatacaccatctgcagtaaggtattcttgcaggtctttggagatgatctttgatgtctgtaaccattctcacaatcctccgcatatgctccTCCTGTATTtatcttggcctgccagacctggggtttacagcaactgtgcctgtggccttccattttctgattacattccttacagttgaaactgaccgtTTAaaactctgagatagctttttgtagccttcccctaaaccacgatactgaacaatctttgttttcagatattttgagagtCGCATTGAGGATCCCattctgtcactcttcagaggagagtcaaacagaagcacaacttgcaattggccaccttaaataccttttctcatgattggacacacctgcctatgaagttcaaggcttaacaagctaatccaaccaatttggtgttgccagtaatcaatattgagcagttacatgcattcaaatcagcaaaattacatgggtacccacatttttgcgcAGCCAGTctttcaaatttgatttaatttcatactgaatactgcttcactaaaaatctttgttcagaaaacatcccagtactccaatgttcctgggaaatgaaagtcaTACCActgttttttgttgaaagtggagtaaattattatgcaggctgaaaggggttcccaaatgtattcatatgactgtatgcttGCATATCTGTAAATGGTTATTTCATTGAAACATCTTCTTGAGAGTACCCATATAACATTTAAtacaagtgtttttattggctgttTTCTTTATGAGATTTATGGTGCAGGCAGTGCATTTGAAAGAATGAACCATCTATATTTCAGTGCATATACCTATGGAGATATTTGCTGTTATCTTGACAGCTGATTATTTTGGTAATTATATGTCCAAAATAATCAGTTGCTAATCTATATCTGGTTAGTCAGGGCAGATATAGATAGGGTCAGTAAAATGCTAACAGCTCCTAACAAAATCCTTTCATTATATCAAAAGGTGAATGTTTTGAATGTTCCATACTTGGCCCACCTTTAAGGTGAAGCAGATCTttctatgtatggccagcttaaaatgtattatatgctCATAACTTTACACTGGCCAATCCCATACGGTATTTGACTGATCAGTTTGTGGACCAAACATACAGATGCCATATGAAGGGCCATACAGCAGAATTGTGATGGACTGGAACAACAGGAAGTGTAGAAGAGCTGCATTTCCTCTTAACTTCCTCATCTGTCAATGCACAATGAATTGGGCAACATCAGcagatgaaaaataaaagcatccttaaaggagaaggaaaggttaaaactaagtaagccttatcagaaaggtccatctaaatataccagtaaacccccaaagtactgttgctctgagtcccctgtcaaaagaaatactacatttctttccttctattgtgtacacatgggcttctgtattagacttcctgccttcagcttaaacctcattgcccttggcaagagcatgctcagtttgctcctctccccccacccctcccttctctactgtaatctgagcccagagcagggagagactcaggcaggaagtgatgtcacaccacattaatactgcagctcctattctaaacaaagagagtttctagagctttttactcaggtatggtaaaacattctacagaataaatatagcattctagcttgcactattgcagctaatctattggcaataaaatgcttccgaagctttccttctcctttaactattttttttattactttttgttaGACTCACCATGGCTGTTATATACAATCCTTAAGGAGGAAGGCACTCTGGGTTGCCATGACTACAGGAGACTGTTGCCACCTTCCAGGTTCCTTGTGTGATTGTACTGGCAGTGCCACCTTCCTGAAGTCTTTGGAGGAGTCAGATTTAGGGAGGCCACAGTATGTCACCCAAGTAACTGCCAAAGATGGTCAGCTGCTGTCTACAGTGATCAAGGCTCTGGGCACACAAAGGTATGCAGAACTGTGTACtaattatttataattgtattgTATTAATTCCTAGGCctgcaaaaaagaaaactatagggAAAGTTAATAGCAGGGCATTATAAAAAGTGGTATAGGTATTAGGAGTAAAAAATATATGCAGAAATCAAAGTaagacatttaaagggataaaaaaaattcctttagtTGATACTATTACTAGTAATGGAGCATTGCAATCCTGATCCTGTCATTTtaacaatatttgcatttttatttaattaaaaaaaatggagagtTTTCAATAAATTTACCAGGAAAGGTAGAAATGCAGAAATCCTTCCTTCCTTTGCTAGTCATTGATCCCATTGTCTAAATTGCATCAGCTATTCAGAACAGGGAAATGCAAATGAACTTCCTTCCGCCTCTCTGCTGGTGTCCGTGATCCCCTGACTTGCACAGAGAGAAGATCCCTAATGAACTATGCATTGCTACCTTTCCAGGTAGATGTATAGAAAatgctccattttttttaattaaacccaattgcaaatattATTAATATGACAAGATTtgtttattcccccccccccaaaaaaaagttacagtatgacatatatatatgtttataaataatatCTAAATTGTTATTTTGTCACCCAGTGATAGGGGGCACAGAACAATATCAGATTAGTTTGTCTGCTCCTAGTAAAGAGTGTTCTGTTCCTTCATGATAGATACATTGCAAACTGTAGCAGAGGTCATAATCCTGATAAGAATGTGCTTGGACTTGCAGTATCAAGCATGCTTTCCTACATCAGCaacttgtaacttttttttttggttaaattttATCTTTCCATGCATTACTGACCTCTTTGTGTAATGGTTTGGTGTAGGATCTGTCCCATAAACATTTAGTTACAGTAGGCAAAGAGCCCTCTAATCAGAATAGGTTAGCAAGTACTGCCGGCAAtacactttatattatatattagagaAATGTATATTATGTCAATGTGTTGATCTCATGTGTTAAAATTATTGTGTGctgattatttctttttttgttttgatttttattgaGCTGTAACAAGAACTGAAAGAAgaaaggaggggacaggggggtgGTGGAATCAGCTGAAGATAGCATTCATTAGCTGGTAGAGGTGGCAGGTGATTCAAACCATGGGTTCCATATGTTATTGAATATACTTGGGCATACTATAGCGTGCACTGATTATGTTATTGCTTGTGCCTCCTGCTTCAATAGAAATCAATCAGGCATGCACAGCAGGCACTTTTTTGACCATCTTCAGTCAAAGAGAGAAGGAGAGCTCTGAAAAGCACAGGAGACAGAGCTATATGCTATACGATAAATAGCTGAAATTATGATTTAATGACATGACACTGAATGTAGGGAGAAAGATATGTTATTCCGGGGGCTTAGAGTCTTtttaggggtttaaaaaaaaaaaagtcttacatattttttaaaggggaactattgcgaaaatgaaaatttactaaaagcttcctcatactgaggtatgaaactttttaaatacaatcagttaaaaaaatctacattgtttctgaaataatcaattttatcttcattattcGTCTCTCATCATCAGTttctctccattctgtcttcacgcagcagttgggtgtcagatgaatcatCATATATATCTTATGGGAGGGTgcggctccctttcctagcagatgtattcaagctcactcaaataactgattccacaaacaaaataactaccttttgcacaaattctgcatgtagagatacaggatttctggtgatcttAATATAGTGAGctcttaatacatcttctaggcaaaaggagcccccctataagatatactggatcattcatctgacacccaactcctgaatgaagaaagAATAAGGAAAAACAGAtggtgagagaggaatagtgaagataaacggtacagaatttttaattcattgtatttagaaaatatatttataattcaaaTCTGCCAAATAGTAACAGTTAAAAAAATGCTTGTCCCTGGGATATCTCTACTGAGGAAGAGGTACTATAGGCTCTGCCAAGAAGAGACGTAAAGGGAACTATTGGAATGATAATCACGATTGGTCAAAACAAGAAAATAGCTCAGGGCTTGTGTAAAAGCTAATGGCTACCTAAAATAAAGGAGGCAGATGGATGAAGGAGAATTCAAAGTGAACATTATACATTCAATTTTACAGTACTGTTAGAAGCATAAATTAAAACTAGTCAGTGGAATTATGTCTGAAGTTACGAAAATTGGTACATAGAGTTAGAGGTAAGATGCTTTATCAGATTAGGCATGTATTGCTATTAGGTGTTCTGAAGCAAAGGGAAGGGTTCAGACTGGGAGATAACTTTAAAGGGAGGAAAGATCAAGCCATATATTATTTACAATAGATGTAATCAATGCATACTTGTTTTTAGTGATGGTCCCATCTGTCGAATATGCCATGAAGGTGGAAATGGAGAGAGACTGTTGTCCCCATGTGATTGCACAGGGACCTTGGGGACAGTTCATAAAACTTGCCTGGAAAAATGGCTGTCCTCTTCTAATACAAGCTATTGTGAACTGTGTCACACGGAGTTTGCTGTTGAAAGAAGACCAAGGCCTGTCACAGAAGTAAAGTACCATCATGTTACATATCTCAACAACATCTATATCCTAGCTGCAAACCTTATCATTGTAAAAACTGCCATTATTATTTTGAGA
This region includes:
- the LOC108712686 gene encoding E3 ubiquitin-protein ligase MARCHF2, whose product is MTTGDCCHLPGSLCDCTGSATFLKSLEESDLGRPQYVTQVTAKDGQLLSTVIKALGTQSDGPICRICHEGGNGERLLSPCDCTGTLGTVHKTCLEKWLSSSNTSYCELCHTEFAVERRPRPVTEWLKDPGPRNEKRTLFCDMVCFLFITPLAAISGWLCLRGAQDHLQFNSRLEAVGLIALTIALFTIYVLWTLVSFRYHCQLYSEWRRTNQKVLLLIPDSKTAPTIHHSLLSSKLLKSASDETTV